In one window of Agrobacterium larrymoorei DNA:
- a CDS encoding LOG family protein gives MAKLKNGKLRRKDGVWDPLKSSSDDKQHAEGVPKTPQTDSPSYRLAYTDTDFLCREELRPIRLQLELLKTEMVLSERGIKSTVVMFGGARIPEPGAAAWAARNETQKKNLEAASVYYDEARKFAMLCAGEAEKHDHREYVVVTGGGPGVMEAGNRGASEVNAPSIGLNILLPHEQAPNPYVTPELSFNFHYFAIRKMHFLMRAKAVVIFPGGFGTMDELFETLTLIQTKRMAPIPLILFGEAFWHSIINFKALADFGTIAPEDMDLLHFAETAEDAWKIVADFYEH, from the coding sequence ATGGCGAAACTGAAAAACGGCAAGCTGCGGCGCAAGGATGGGGTGTGGGACCCGCTGAAGAGCAGTTCGGATGACAAGCAGCATGCCGAAGGCGTGCCGAAAACGCCGCAGACGGACTCTCCGTCCTATCGTCTTGCCTATACCGACACCGATTTCCTCTGCCGCGAGGAATTGCGCCCCATCCGCCTTCAACTGGAGCTTTTGAAGACGGAGATGGTGCTGTCCGAACGCGGCATCAAATCCACGGTCGTCATGTTCGGCGGCGCGCGCATTCCCGAACCGGGTGCAGCAGCCTGGGCGGCGCGCAACGAAACGCAGAAGAAGAATCTCGAAGCAGCTTCCGTCTATTACGACGAGGCCCGCAAATTCGCGATGCTCTGCGCGGGCGAAGCGGAAAAGCACGATCACCGCGAATATGTGGTCGTCACTGGCGGTGGTCCGGGCGTGATGGAGGCGGGCAATCGCGGCGCGTCGGAGGTCAACGCGCCTTCCATTGGCCTAAACATCCTGCTGCCGCACGAGCAGGCACCGAACCCATACGTTACGCCGGAGCTAAGCTTCAACTTCCACTATTTCGCCATCCGCAAGATGCATTTCCTGATGCGCGCCAAGGCCGTCGTCATCTTCCCCGGCGGTTTCGGCACGATGGATGAGCTGTTCGAAACGCTGACGCTGATCCAAACCAAGCGCATGGCGCCTATCCCGCTCATCCTTTTCGGCGAAGCTTTCTGGCACTCCATCATCAACTTCAAGGCTCTGGCCGATTTCGGCACCATTGCGCCCGAGGATATGGACCTGCTGCATTTCGCAGAAACCGCCGAGGATGCCTGGAAGATCGTTGCGGATTTTTATGAGCATTGA
- the dapD gene encoding 2,3,4,5-tetrahydropyridine-2,6-dicarboxylate N-succinyltransferase translates to MSSSDLSSLEKIIEAAFENRDSVNVSTKGEIRDAVETSLNLLDAGEARVAEREADGNWKVNQWLKKAVLLSFRLNDMEIVTGGPGESTWWDKVPSKFENWGENQFRAAGFRAVPNAVVRRSAYVAKNVVLMPSFVNLGAYVDEGTMVDTWATVGSCAQIGKHVHLSGGVGIGGVLEPLQAGPTIIEDNCFIGARSEVVEGCIIREGSVLGMGVYIGKSTKIVNRATGEISYGEVPPYSVVVAGAMPGKPFPNGEMGPSLYCAVIVKTVDEKTRSKTGINELLRD, encoded by the coding sequence ATGAGCAGCTCGGATCTTAGCTCCCTCGAAAAAATCATCGAAGCCGCATTCGAAAACCGCGATAGCGTGAATGTTTCCACCAAGGGAGAAATTCGCGATGCCGTCGAGACCTCTCTGAACCTTCTGGACGCTGGCGAAGCCCGCGTGGCCGAGCGGGAAGCGGACGGAAACTGGAAGGTGAACCAGTGGCTGAAGAAAGCCGTGCTTCTCTCCTTCCGTCTGAACGACATGGAAATCGTGACCGGTGGCCCGGGCGAATCCACATGGTGGGACAAGGTGCCCTCCAAGTTCGAGAACTGGGGTGAAAACCAGTTCCGCGCCGCAGGCTTCCGTGCCGTGCCGAATGCGGTGGTGCGTCGCTCCGCTTATGTCGCCAAGAACGTCGTGCTGATGCCGTCCTTCGTCAATCTCGGCGCCTATGTCGATGAAGGCACGATGGTCGACACATGGGCAACCGTCGGCTCCTGCGCGCAGATCGGCAAGCACGTCCACCTCTCCGGCGGCGTCGGCATTGGCGGCGTGCTGGAGCCGCTTCAGGCTGGCCCGACCATCATCGAAGACAATTGCTTTATCGGCGCGCGCTCCGAAGTGGTGGAAGGCTGTATCATCCGTGAAGGCTCCGTGCTCGGCATGGGCGTCTATATCGGCAAGTCCACCAAGATCGTGAACCGCGCCACCGGCGAAATCTCCTACGGCGAAGTGCCGCCCTACTCCGTCGTCGTTGCAGGCGCCATGCCCGGCAAGCCTTTCCCGAATGGTGAAATGGGCCCGAGCCTCTATTGCGCGGTCATCGTCAAGACGGTGGACGAGAAGACCCGCTCCAAGACCGGCATCAACGAGCTGCTTCGCGACTAG
- the dapE gene encoding succinyl-diaminopimelate desuccinylase: MNATDPVANLAALIRCPSVTPAEGGALTLLDTLLSPLGFAVDRVTATEDGTPDVENLYARLGTDGPHLMFAGHTDVVPVGDEAAWSHPPFAAEISGGEMFGRGAVDMKGGIACFVAAIARHIEKHGKPAGSVSFLITGDEEGPSINGTSKLLEWAAAKGETWDACVVGEPTNPDQLGDMIKIGRRGSLSGRIMVHGVQGHAAYPHLADNPVRGMLQLTQALMDPPFDNGTENFQPSNLEVTTIDTGNAATNVIPAKAGAAFNIRFNDTWTVETLRAEIIRRLDEAAAHGPLRPDRTPVKYDLVWADRPSHVFLTRNNALISSLSGAVADVTGKEPKLSTTGGTSDARFIKDYCPVVEFGLVGQTMHMVDERVAVADLETLTKIYETFIEKWFGHAAA; encoded by the coding sequence ATGAACGCCACCGATCCCGTCGCCAATCTTGCCGCTCTCATTCGTTGCCCATCGGTGACGCCAGCTGAGGGCGGTGCATTGACATTGCTCGATACGCTGCTTTCGCCGCTCGGCTTCGCAGTGGATCGCGTGACGGCGACGGAGGACGGGACGCCGGACGTGGAGAACCTCTACGCCCGGCTTGGCACCGATGGTCCGCATCTGATGTTTGCGGGCCATACGGATGTGGTGCCGGTTGGCGACGAAGCTGCGTGGAGCCATCCGCCTTTTGCTGCCGAGATTTCGGGCGGCGAGATGTTCGGTCGCGGTGCGGTGGACATGAAGGGCGGCATCGCCTGCTTCGTTGCAGCCATTGCCCGCCACATCGAAAAGCACGGCAAGCCTGCGGGCTCCGTGTCCTTCCTCATCACCGGCGACGAGGAAGGCCCCTCTATCAACGGCACCTCCAAGCTGCTGGAATGGGCCGCCGCGAAGGGTGAGACCTGGGATGCCTGCGTCGTGGGCGAACCGACAAACCCCGACCAGCTGGGTGACATGATCAAGATCGGCCGTCGCGGCTCGCTCTCCGGTCGCATCATGGTTCACGGCGTTCAGGGCCACGCGGCCTATCCGCATCTGGCGGATAATCCCGTTCGTGGCATGCTGCAATTGACGCAGGCACTGATGGACCCGCCTTTCGATAACGGCACCGAAAACTTCCAGCCGTCAAATCTGGAAGTCACGACCATCGATACGGGCAATGCCGCAACGAACGTCATCCCGGCCAAGGCAGGCGCTGCCTTCAACATCCGCTTCAACGATACGTGGACTGTCGAAACGCTACGCGCCGAGATCATCCGCCGTCTGGATGAGGCCGCAGCCCACGGCCCGCTTCGCCCGGATCGCACACCTGTCAAATACGACCTCGTCTGGGCAGACCGCCCGAGCCATGTTTTTCTCACCCGCAACAATGCGCTGATCTCCTCGCTTTCGGGCGCTGTCGCAGACGTTACCGGCAAGGAACCGAAGCTTTCGACGACCGGCGGCACTTCCGACGCCCGCTTCATCAAGGATTACTGCCCCGTGGTGGAATTCGGCCTCGTCGGCCAGACCATGCATATGGTGGATGAACGCGTGGCCGTTGCCGATCTGGAAACGCTGACGAAAATCTACGAAACCTTCATCGAAAAATGGTTCGGCCATGCCGCCGCGTAG